In Pomacea canaliculata isolate SZHN2017 linkage group LG12, ASM307304v1, whole genome shotgun sequence, a single genomic region encodes these proteins:
- the LOC112576974 gene encoding LOW QUALITY PROTEIN: uncharacterized protein LOC112576974 (The sequence of the model RefSeq protein was modified relative to this genomic sequence to represent the inferred CDS: inserted 1 base in 1 codon; deleted 8 bases in 5 codons) yields the protein MSEEDPPKGPGGVNQSDPVKDTLSSNSIKDTKEADNLAAEVNATETQNKAGDCTRGRGRNRICKHCRFSCTDVREFYHHQRTAHTEGQENEDRSSVTPTTRRSSLRTRRTVSANSTSGNSGETETTLNTSALNGIGSKNATGKSTTDNGSETAGSNSAQKSASASGAQVLTKTTASSGILAGNSSMISTNSAPTEGDPSLDILHNMSNSFSDDENDLGDEGGRLVIDDSSGTSGSAVTATPTRCGNIQNRTYVCSVCDFTSTSAKSYLRHQRDEHSFDIIIYECDICDYATKYKQKLPRHRKLHFSGTEFALESGQVYSGSESADLGTTSPGAVGSNSSSAPGEGGTPAAERGSRGANMPGSSIADGSLPPVIVDDGEDEDMEEDASSPPPPEIMEIPDLIEKKKKTRQEVDPAKYFEVVDEIGMKYACSNCGNIYKWRKSLNKHWKEKHNGEVPDASKYPVGMKSLVQSGNHTACNNRRIYHNALLEKITVPQEDTHTPNNADSNSVVSHGSSRADTPQNFLNDSFNSGHHSDSSHLTQSFSSNMIGPFITPNQPVFPSKQIASLTANLNGPIPSSSSANILDLSQSSSPMDETDSIHEPAPGMQSEPLDFSVRKDDGHDASASSFVPIKVEPPEERDDHTHSMDVNSFEEDDDSLLSASMSEDGQGHKTVLTCNICSFQAKTLVDYSSHMSLHLNKKAYKCAACQKHFPQIELLNEHFSSRHMELITSYKVRSDSQYKKQQKNPCKLRNDSEAIQKIPHGLQQTYHLLKMPLQSIPTISSQESGSNDSKQLKCNMCDFVAKWPXELQKHAVSHSEDRPFVCIVCASTYKWKWDLVKHFDKAHSALPNPYKRKDSSTPISKMEENSEPPSKRRRRGSGASLPDLSHYGETADSYPQDDSSVAGILAITQAANQMVSRQPNFLDDGPVDYNGTLTPGGKPLDLANRSQEQNTSMRDQADGNTSESGSVDGIRTINEKTQKAVVSALKNRQGGKTTTVTRSVTGNVPETSLPYKCTRCEYRARWPSEITQHMKNHSDEKPYCCPNCTYRSKWKWDVVKHMKRCGGGTIKDVIDTTQKKNRGAPPNATVMPEATSHQPPLSRKLWQATPWHILSTQLLLMVKSSQLSLSQEICLPALHLLQSHLQLWLLPWHLPSEPEPASPSASASNLSGSGSGVTQNTSSKNAQHPLFRSLINQGQHHCLECPFIGNSPAELKRHMVLHSENKPFICGVCGYSSRWKCDLKKHIKGYSHYNPLNADIMDSSDASNGDKESYKCRHCTFEASSSPALEVHMREEHNSAGSSQDKQSSSRFRCSMCDFMSDDLGVFAQHRRSHGSQKAVTQTSPVPEDVEPVVVEDQDEARLKHPRKPMKKFTCVKCSFVCIKRQMMVAHEREHELESTMVSCFYCKIRFRNKNHLLNHITDHPDFNPNEWETFFAEDDASTEDVNNNNNNGSSKNKPAVTDTGLLANTIDLTRTQNSPHAINHTPQPAQQPSESIRKFECEWCTATFAHVTTLYQHAQNIHPLELQEQEANEVSSQITSASSRKSQGASRSLPTQHTPQNHGNLSGVSKPVSLLVASGNLSAGSFTGLKPNGASTSRSTLSSAGSVQFQANGQLPGLKNSGGSIQSASLTSHANETKQVFLISSTYPKDVNANKMVDAPMNLTAAAVADDPANKQLFSAQSACTQHPLLQSIYAIEMHGSNNHHKCWFCDFSVPRLNKLYHHMRNSHATMWTTNVSKQAEQELLSHIAKESLKYALEVDAEDIQDVVSPVPSSFAEKQQQPKVEPHAQDPSNPIVCRKVITAYQGVPIQPLLAEGVHMYKCASCHFINNSAPAVAAHTKAMHEPQGKYQCGYCNFNADKQKEVQHHEKLSHPNQFVFIYAVILEDINTATEQGLSQEMQTLRKCLQASKTEPMDSTRMLGNHLSCMHCPFTTASPSLLQQHLKQHNSNGKYRCGDCDFSTDSSSILVQHSSVHDSVSDSIPSPFMTVAKSKLSGSMAVDAASDEEAMDLSQDSAVEVASKESSEKEASFVQTSTPNKGLRNAEAVNFSLNSEELVLSEQAKKVQNKMKTNGRIRYKCVRCPFHTFCRNNIIKHRRQHLITSRFRCRFCNYSATRAFLLKQHERFHLDDGEGGILLSSRPYQDIFLDPYNENAEMELPEAECSTKNESSSHDLEETNGDQDGQSRATLLVNGGSPVIKQELLTCKSTDVEAKAIMEAENANATGEVSASSPAHELGSITDKQFRSFKCKHCPYSSNSSHEFRKHCSFHGEENRYKCDYCSYSLDRLNLLSQHRKLHCDEHNFEPNPSVAKLLNHQAILKPLLSADPESVLVATIDDDPSSPFTSSAKKNQSIAEPAGEFFACQYCPYKTTKDKAFEIHRGMHNLKRKYICDYCDWSADRLSLLYRHRNVHSSEEGFDSTPMDNIFINHEFAEDRPGEFEAKLLDLGTSKEGVPSCALGGSSSALSGSPPFKLSIVKKTYGCPHCPFTTGNKSSYDYHVGLHSGAGKFQCEKCSYNSDRWSLVCQHNRIHQEQELKESTLDSSAAKRRLRCPKCPYHGPSKQLLDQHMEMHSAKPLQENSNDGFAHADNTEENTDAMVDLQAEAMDEANTAVDEEAAIKGLRCHKCPFSTSSKDDLSHHLKQHSGCGTLVCPYCDFSCATEDSLLSHVQVHFPSAPIDRETLWQMMACHRRMHQLASRLAQKPRLKLHRKKAKCQRSRMNLQKTSQKSLILPQVKPHPKWAPKIHTRLQRVLHRRKVYVCQYCEREFEEKTQMIQHERQHIC from the exons ATGTCGGAGGAGGATCCCCCAAAAGGACCAGGTGGTGTGAATCAGTCTGATCCAGTGAAGGACACATTATCCAGTAACAGCATTAAGGACACTAAAGAAGCAGACAATTTGGCAGCTGAAGTAAATGCTACAGAAACCCAAAATAAAGCAGGAGACTGCACAAGGGGACGAGGACGCAATCGCATTTGCAAGCACTGCCGGTTTTCTTGCACGGATGTGCGCGAATTCTACCATCACCAGAGAACAGCTCATACTGAAGGTCAGGAAAATGAAGACCGCTCATCTGTGACGCCCACCACACGCCGCTCAAGTCTTCGCACCAGGCGCACAGTCAGTGCCAACAGTACCAGTGGCAAcagtggagagacagagacaaccCTAAACACTTCAGCATTGAACGGAATTGGCAGTAAAAACGCGACAGGCAAGAGCACAACTGACAACGGTTCTGAAACAGCCGGCAGCAACTCAGCCCAAAAGTCAGCATCAGCTTCTGGTGCTCAGGTACTTACAAAGACTACTGCGAGCAGTGGGATCCTCGCTGGCAACAGTAGCATGATCAGCACAAACTCAGCTCCTACAGAAGGAGACCCTTCTCTTGATATATTGCACAACATGTCCAACAGCTTCAGCGATGACGAGAACGACTTGGGCGATGAAGGAGGACGGCTGGTCATCGACGATTCCAGCGGCACCAGTGGGAGTGCTGTCACCGCAACACCCACAAGATGTGGCAACATCCAGAATCGCACATACGTTTGCAGTGTGTGTGACTTCACATCAACATCTGCCAAGTCCTACCTTCGACACCAGCGAGATGAGCACAGTTTTGACATCATCATTTATGAGTGTGACATTTGTGACTACGCCACCAAGTACAAGCAGAAGCTGCCACGTCATCGCAAGCTGCATTTCTCTGGCACAGAGTTTGCTCTTGAAAGTGGACag GTCTACTCTGGCTCTGAGAGTGCCGATCTTGGTACTACATCACCTGGTGCTGTAGGTTCCAACAGTAGCAGTGCACCTGGAGAGGGAGGGACACCAGCAGCAGAGAGAGGATCCAGGGGAGCTAATATGCCAGGTAGCTCCATTGCTGATGGATCACTCCCACCTGTCATTGTCGATGATGGAGAAGATGAAGACATGGAAGAGGATGCCTCTAGCCCTCCTCCTCCAGAGATAATGGAGATTCCAGATCTcattgagaagaagaaaaagacacgACAGGAAGTGGATCCAGCCAAATATTTTGAG GTTGTAGATGAAATTGGCATGAAGTATGCCTGCTCCAACTGTGGCAATATCTACAAATGGCGCAAATCACTCAATAAGCATTGGAAAGAAAAGCACAATGGCGAGGTACCTGATGCTAGCAAATACCCAGTTGGCATGAAGAGCCTTGTGCAGTCTGGCAATCATACTGCCTGCAATAATCGTAGAATTTACCACAATGCGCTTTTGGAGAAGATAACGGTACCACAAgaagacacacatacacccaaCAATGCTGACAGTAATAGTGTAGTGTCACATGGAAGTTCCAGAGCTGACACACCCCAAAACTTCCTTAACGATTCCTTTAATAGTGGGCATCATTCTGACAGTAGCCATTTGACTCAGAGTTTTAGCTCTAATATGATTGGTCCATTTATCACTCCCAATCAGCCTGTATTCCCCTCCAAGCAGATAGCAAGCCTGACAGCAAACCTGAATGGACCAATTCCTTCCTCCTCTTCGGCCAACATCCTGGACTTAAGCCAAAGTTCCAGTCCAATGGATGAGACTGACAGCATCCATGAACCTGCACCTGGCATGCAGAGTGAACCACTGGATTTCTCTGTTCGCAAAGATGACGGTCATGATGCATCAGCCAGCAGTTTTGTGCCTATCAAAGTAGAGCCACCCGAGGAGAGGGATGATCATACCCACAGCATGGATGTGAACAGCTTTGAGGAAGATGACGATTCCTTGCTCAGCGCCTCCATGTCAGAAGATGGACAAGGCCACAAAACAGTTCTGACTTGCAACATCTGCTCCTTCCAGGCGAAGACCTTGGTAGATTATAGCTCCCACATGTCGCTTCATCTCAACAAGAAGGCATACAAATGTGCCGCCTGCCAGAAGCACTTTCCACAGATCGAACTGCTAAACGAGCACTTCAGCAGCCGTCACATGGAGCTTATAACCTCTTACAAGGTGCGCTCTGATTCCCAATAtaaaaagcagcagaaaaacCCCTGCAAGTTAAGAAATGACAGT GAGGCAATCCAGAAGATACCACATGGACTGCAGCAAACTTACCACCTCTTGAAAATGCCACTTCAGTCAATTCCAACTATTTCTTCACAGGAATCGGGCTCCAATGACTCTAAGCAACTCAAGTGCAACATGTGTGACTTTGTGGCCAAGTGGC CAGAGCTGCAAAAGCATGCCGTGTCCCACTCAGAGGATCGCCCCTTTGTATGCATCGTGTGTGCCTCAACATACAAATGGAAGTGGGACTTGGTGAAGCACTTTGACAAGGCCCATAGTGCCCTCCCTAATCCATACAAGCGTAAAGACTCTTCAACACCCATCAGCA AGATGGAGGAAAACAGCGAGCCACCATCCAAGCGTAGGCGGCGAGGATCAGGTGCCAGTCTGCCTGACTTGTCTCATTATGGAGAGACGGCAGACTCCTACCCTCAGgatgacagcagtgtagcaGGAATTCTGGCCATCACTCAAGCCGCTAACCAGATGGTCAGCAGACAACCCAACTTCTTGGACGATGGGCCTGTGGACTACAACGGTACACTGACACCTGGAGGAAAGCCCCTTGATCTAGCTAACCGATCTCAGGAGCAAAACACTTCGATGAGAGACCAAGCAGATGGCAATACTTCTGAGTCTGGAAGTGTTGATGGTATCCGTACCATAAACGAAAAAACTCAGAAGGCAGTAGTATCAGCTTTAAAAAATCGCCAAGGAGGAAAAACAACCACAGTCACACGAAGTGTCACTGGAAATGTCCCAGAGACTTCCCTGCCCTACAAATGTACAAGATGCGAGTATCGTGCACGATGGCCTTCAGAGATTACTCAGCACATGAAGAATCACTCTGATGAGAAGCCATACTGCTGTCCTAATTGCACATACAGAAGCAAGTGGAAGTGGGATGTTGTCAAACACATGAAACGATGTGGAGGTGGGACCATCAAGGATGTCATAGATACCACTCAGAAGAAGAACCGTGGTGCTCCCCCCAATGCTACAGTCATGCCCGAG GCAACGTCACACCAACCACCCCTCAGCCGCAAGCTGTGGCAGGCAACTCCGTGGCATATATTGTCAACACAACTGCTGCTGATGGTAAAATCAAGCCAGCTATCATTGTCCCAAGAGATTTGTCTGCCAGCTCTTCATCTCCTGCAGTCACATCTGCAGCTTTGGCTTCTGCCCTGGCATCTGCCCAGCGAACCAGAGCCTGCAAGCCCTAGTGCTAGTGCTAGCAATCTTTCAGGCTCTGGCTCTGGTGTAACCCAGAACACCAGTAGCAAGAATGCCCAGCACCCATTATTTCGCAGCCTCATAAACCAGGGTCAGCATCATTGCCTGGAATGCCCTTTCATTGGTAACAGTCCTGCAGAATTGAAGCGACACATGGTATTGCACTCAGAAAACAAGCCCTTCATTTGTGGTGTATGTGGATATAGCTCACGATGGAAGTGTGATCTCAAAAAGCACATTAAGGGGTACAGTCATTACAACCCCCTCAATGCTGACATTATGGATTCTAGCGATGCTAGTAATGGCGACAAGGAAAGTTACAAATGCAGGCATTGTACATTCGAGGCCAGCAGTTCTCCAGCACTGGAGGTGCACATGAGAGAAGAACACAACAGTGCTGGCAGCTCCCAAGACAAGCAATCATCCAGCCGATTCAGATGCAGCATGTGCGACTTCATGTCTGATGATCTTGGTGTCTTTGCACAGCATCGCAGGTCCCATGGCAGTCAGAAGGCTGTCACCCAGACATCTCCGGTGCCAGAGGATGTGGAGCCTGTTGTTGTAGAGGACCAAGACGAAGCACGCCTGAAGCACCCTCGCAAGCCTATGAAGAAGTTCACCTGT GTAAAGTGCAGCTTTGTGTGCATCAAACGCCAGATGATGGTAGCTCACGAGAGAGAACATGAGCTAGAGAGCACGATGGTCAGTTGCTTTTACTGCAAGATACGCTTCAGGAACAAAAACCACCTGCTGAATCACATCACTGATCACCCTGACTTCAACCCCAATGAATGGGAAACATTTTTTGCTGAGGATGATGCCAGTACAGAAGAtgtcaataacaataacaacaatggtAGCAGCAAAAATAAACCAGCAGTCACTGACACGGGACTGCTTGCTAACACCATCGATTTAACTCGCACGCAGAATTCACCTCATGCAATAAACCATACTCCCCAGCCAGCTCAGCAACCATCTGAATCCATTCGAAAGTTTGAGTGTGAATGGTGCACAGCAACGTTTGCACATGTGACCACTCTCTACCAGCATGCTCAAAATATCCATCCCCTTGAGCTCCAAGAGCAAGAAGCCAATGAAGTATCAAGTCAGATAACCTCTGCAAGTTCCCGGAAATCCCAAGGAGCGTCTCGCTCTCTTCCAACCCAGCACACTCCACAGAACCACGGTAACCTGTCTGGAGTCTCCAAGCCAGTCTCTTTGCTAGTGGCTAGTGGAAACCTCTCAGCAGGGTCATTCACTGGCCTTAAGCCAAATGGGGCTTCTACCTCACGAAGCACACTGTCCTCGGCAGGTTCTGTTCAGTTTCAAGCAAATGGCCAGTTGCCAGGCCTCAAGAACAGTGGGGGCAGCATCCAGTCAGCGTCCCTGACCTCACATGCAAATGAAACGAAGCAAGTGTTTCTGATCTCAAGCACATATCCAAAGGATGTCAATGCCAATAAAATGGTTGATGCTCCCATGAATTTGACAGCAGCTGCAGTTGCTGATGACCCTGCCAACAAGCAGCTTTTCAGTGCACAAAGTGCATGTACACAGCACCCTCTGCTCCAGTCTATTTACGCC ATTGAGATGCATGGGAGCAACAATCATCATAAATGCTGGTTTTGCGACTTCAGCGTGCCTCGGCTGAACAAGCTATACCATCACATGCGCAATAGTCATGCCACGATGTGGACCACCAATGTCAGCAAGCAGGCCGAGCAGGAACTTCTGTCTCACATTGCCAAAGAGTCGCTCAA GTATGCTTTGGAGGTGGATGCTGAAGACATCCAAGATGTTGTGTCACCTGTACCATCTTCATTTGCTGAGAAGCAGCAGCAACCCAAGGTAGAGCCACATGCGCAGGACCCTTCCAATCCCATCGTATGCCGCAAGGTGATCACCGCTTACCAGGGTGTTCCCATACAGCCTCTCCTGGCAGAAGGGGTTCACATGTACAAATGTGCTTCATGCCACTTCATCAACAATAGTGCCCCTGCTGTTGCAGCTCACACTAAAGCCATGCATGAGCCACAGGGCAAGTATCAGTGTGGATATTGCAATTTTAACGCCGATAAGCAGAAGGAGGTTCAACACCACGAGAAACTGAGTCACCCAAACCAGTTCGTCTTCATCTATGCTGTTATTCTGGAGGACATCAACACCGCCACAGAGCAGGGTCTGTCGCAGGAAATGCAAACCTTAAGGAAATGTCTACAAGCAAGCAAAACTGAGCCTATGGACTCGACCAGAATGCTGGGAAACCATTTAAGCTGCATGCACTGCCCATTTACCACAGCATCCCCCAgcttgctgcagcagcacctCAAGCAGCATAACAGCAATGGCAAGTACCGATGCGGAGACTGTGACTTCAgcactgacagcagcagcattCTGGTCCAGCACAGCAGTGTGCACGATTCTGTGTCTGATTCTATTCCATCTCCCTTTATGACTGTTGCAAAAAGTAAATTGAGTGGTTCCATGGCAGTTGATGCTGCATCTGATGAGGAGGCCATGGATCTCAGCCAGGACAGCGCTGTAGAAGTGGCCAGTAAGGAGTCGAGTGAGAAAGAGGCATCGTTTGTTCAAACATCAACTCCTAACAAAGGATTAAGAAATGCTGAGGCTGTGAACTTTAGCTTGAACTCAGAAGAGCTTGTGCTGAGTGAACAAGCCAAAAAGGttcagaacaaaatgaaaaccaaTGGCCGCATCCGCTACAAATGTGTCAGATGTCCCTTCCATACTTTTTGTCGCAATAACATTATTAAACATCGACGCCAGCACCTTATTACAAGCCGTTTTCGGTGCAGATTTTGCAACTACAGTGCCACACGTGCCTTTCTGTTGAAGCAGCACGAACGTTTCCACTTGGATGACGGAGAGGGTGGCATACTGCTGAGCTCAAGACCTTACcaagacatttttcttgatCCATACAACGAAAATGCGGAGATGGAGCTACCAGAGGCAGAGTGCAGCACAAAGAATGAAAGCAGCAGTCATGACTTGGAAGAAACAAATGGTGATCAGGATGGTCAGAGTCGTGCAACTTTGTTGGTGAATGGAGGAAGTCCTGTCATAAAACAAGAGCTGCTGACGTGCAAATCAACTGATGTGGAGGCCAAAGCAATCATGGAGGCAGAAAATGCAAATGCTACTGGGGAGGTTTCGGCATCATCACCAGCCCACGAGTTGGGAAGCATAACTGACAAGCAGTTCCGTAGCTTCAAGTGCAAACACTGCCCCTACAGCAGCAATTCCAGCCATGAATTCCGCAAGCACTGCAGTTTCCATGGAGAAGAGAATCGTTACAAGTGTGACTACTGCTCTTACAGCTTAGACCGCCTGAACCTTCTGTCCCAGCATCGTAAATTGCATTGCGATGAACACAACTTTGAGCCAAACCCGTCTGTGGCCAAGCTGCTCAACCACCAGGCCATCTTGAAGCCACTGCTTTCTGCTGATCCAGAGTCTGTTCTTGTGGCAACTATTGACGATGATCCCTCATCTCCCTTTACTTCATCTGCcaagaaaaatcaaagcataGCAGAGCCAGCGGGAGAGTTTTTCGCCTGCCAGTATTGTCCTTACAAGACTACAAAGGACAAGGCATTTGAAATTCATCGTGGAATGCACAATTTGAAGCGTAAATATATCTGTGACTACTGTGACTGGTCAGCTGATCGTCTTTCTCTCCTGTACCGCCATCGAAATGTGCATAGCAGTGAGGAGGGCTTTGACTCGACACCTATGGACAACATTTTTATCAATCATGAATTTGCAGAGGATAGACCTGGCGAATTTGAGGCTAAGCTGCTAGATCTGGGGACCTCGAAGGAAGGAGTACCT AGTTGTGCCCTAGGAGGCTCTAGTTCTGCCCTGTCAGGTTCCCCACCCTTTAAACTGTCCATTGTGAAGAAGACATACGGTTGCCCACACTGTCCTTTCACCACTGGCAACAAAAGTTCCTACGATTATCATGTAGGTCTGCATAGTGGAGCTGGCAAGTTTCAGTGTGAGAAATGTAGCTACAATTCTGACCGCTGGTCACTGGTATGCCAGCACAACCGCATCCATCAAGAGCAGGAACTGAAGGAGTCCACTCTGGATAGTTCAGCTGCTAAACGACGTCTTCGATGCCCCAAATGTCCTTACCATGGGCCCAGCAAGCAGCTCCTTGACCAGCACATGGAGATGCACAGTGCAAAACCATTGCAGGAGAACTCTAATGATGGCTTTGCACATGCAGATAATACAGAAGAAAATACTGACGCCATGGTAGATCTCCAGGCTGAAGCCATGGATGAGGCGAACACTGCAGTTGATGAAGAAGCAGCCATCAAAGGTCTTCGGTGCCACAAATGTCCTTTCAGCACATCTTCCAAAGATGACTTGAGCCATCATCTCAAGCAGCATTCTGGGTGTGGAACCCTGGTCTGTCCATACTGCGACTTCAGCTGTGCAACTGAAGACAGTCTGCTGTCTCATGTTCAGGTTCACTTTCCCAGTGCCCCAATCGATCGTGAAACACTGTGGCAAATGATGGCTTGTCACAGAAGGATGCATCAGCTGGCAAGTCGTCTTGCACAAAAACCTCGTCTGAAGCTTCACAGAAAAAAGGCGAAGTGCCAAAGATCAAGGATGAACCTTCAGAAGACATCGCAGAAAAGCTTAATCCTGCCCCAGGTAAAGCCACACCCAAAGTGGGCACCAAAGATCCACACAAGACTTCAGAGGGTGTTGCACAGAAGA AAAGTTTATGTTTGCCAGTACTGTGAGCGAGAATTTGAGGAGAAGACTCAGATGATTCAGCACGAGCGGCAGCATATCTGTTAA